The Roseovarius indicus genome has a segment encoding these proteins:
- a CDS encoding GT-D fold domain-containing protein gives MTAESYVYSTVPDREIDHVAAQIRQEPGLLNEEKVIARYRATGLEVDPDPFSNTIVERLTQALAERRPYSLIRIGDGEIGALALGQEPETPTLDRFALERTVMDCPDRFRVNETGLRQVQSDMAAAVAAADAVGVVGMWRAQPVAEDVFAEDLATQVYKDIRGRSGHWRSIRRMLAMAEGGELGGKFICSAHNYLHLVGKVSSLVNAAEGTLCLTNRPGAVAKLQARFPACRIDRIELNAEKRPVTDLPDAPEFLQEVEARLPADLSGKLVLIGAGIWAETYCTWAKARGAVAVDLGSGFDLLDGRASRKMHRRFLETRGLTIEDILTDS, from the coding sequence ATGACGGCCGAGAGCTACGTCTACAGCACGGTGCCGGACCGCGAGATCGATCACGTGGCCGCGCAGATCCGGCAGGAGCCCGGCCTGTTGAACGAGGAAAAGGTGATCGCGCGGTACCGCGCGACAGGGCTCGAGGTCGACCCCGACCCGTTTTCGAATACCATCGTGGAACGGCTGACACAGGCGCTTGCCGAGCGGCGCCCCTATTCCCTTATCCGGATCGGCGACGGCGAGATCGGGGCGCTTGCCCTCGGGCAGGAGCCTGAAACCCCCACGCTGGACCGGTTCGCGCTTGAGCGGACGGTCATGGACTGCCCCGATCGCTTTCGCGTCAACGAGACCGGCCTGCGCCAGGTGCAGTCGGACATGGCTGCGGCTGTCGCCGCGGCCGATGCGGTGGGCGTGGTCGGCATGTGGCGGGCGCAGCCGGTGGCCGAGGACGTGTTCGCGGAAGATCTTGCGACGCAGGTCTACAAGGACATTCGCGGACGCTCTGGCCACTGGCGATCCATACGCCGCATGCTGGCGATGGCCGAGGGCGGTGAGCTCGGTGGCAAGTTCATCTGCTCGGCGCATAACTACCTGCACCTCGTCGGGAAAGTCTCGTCGCTGGTGAACGCCGCCGAGGGCACGCTTTGTCTGACCAATCGGCCGGGCGCCGTTGCGAAGCTGCAGGCGCGGTTTCCCGCGTGCCGGATCGACCGGATAGAGCTGAACGCCGAGAAGCGGCCGGTCACCGATCTGCCCGACGCCCCCGAATTTCTGCAGGAGGTCGAGGCGCGGCTGCCCGCCGACCTGAGCGGCAAGCTGGTGCTGATCGGCGCCGGGATCTGGGCCGAAACCTACTGCACATGGGCAAAGGCGCGGGGGGCCGTCGCCGTCGACCTCGGCAGCGGGTTCGATCTTCTGGATGGCCGGGCGTCGCGCAAGATGCACCGGCGGTTTCTCGAGACCCGCGGCCTGACGATCGAGGATATCCTGACCGATAGCTGA
- a CDS encoding DUF3859 domain-containing protein, translating into MTRAMHTGFASAGVCVALFLSAPAALANPVAPGVAEIEFGYMCQLESSEDVIAEDTIAGTISNIIGSPEFQRLGTTVPAQIGIEFGILARVLPEYEGPVTFQVEHPPQGAAGVTRESWSAFLSASEMSFAGFSFEKQYELTPGEWTLSAMSNGQLIYAVTFDVVAPMGSPLDDLGCDGPALVS; encoded by the coding sequence ATGACGAGGGCCATGCACACCGGTTTCGCATCTGCGGGCGTGTGCGTGGCCCTTTTTCTTTCCGCGCCCGCGGCACTTGCCAACCCGGTAGCACCGGGCGTTGCGGAAATCGAATTCGGTTACATGTGCCAGTTGGAATCGAGCGAGGACGTGATCGCCGAAGACACCATCGCGGGCACGATTTCCAACATCATCGGCTCGCCTGAATTCCAGCGGCTCGGCACCACGGTGCCGGCGCAGATCGGGATCGAATTCGGCATCCTGGCGCGGGTGCTGCCGGAGTACGAAGGGCCCGTCACCTTCCAGGTGGAGCACCCGCCACAGGGGGCCGCGGGCGTGACCCGCGAAAGCTGGTCTGCCTTCCTCTCCGCCAGCGAAATGAGCTTCGCCGGGTTCAGCTTCGAGAAGCAATACGAGTTGACCCCCGGGGAGTGGACGCTGTCCGCCATGTCGAACGGGCAGTTGATCTATGCGGTCACGTTCGACGTGGTTGCACCGATGGGCTCGCCGCTCGACGACCTGGGCTGCGACGGGCCGGCGCTGGTGTCTTGA
- a CDS encoding phosphoenolpyruvate carboxykinase, with the protein MAFGRVNPQFQLEDQGITGLDNVYYNLIEPALIEAALRNGEGRLGRGGTFLVSTGKFTGRSPKDKHVVKTESVADSIWWENNAEMSPEGFDKLYEDMLAHMKGGTYYVQDLVGGADPAHSINVRMVTELAWHGLFIRHMLRRPEREALDRFVADFTVINCPSFQADPAKHNCRSETVIAMNFDRKIILIGGTEYAGENKKSVFTLLNYLLPEKGIMPMHCSANHAAGNPVDTAIFFGLSGTGKTTLSADPERILIGDDEHGWSDRGTFNFEGGCYAKTINLDPEAEPEIYATTSKFGTVIENMVYDEDTLDLDFADDSLTANMRCAYPLEYISNASSNALGGHPKNIIMLTCDAFGVLPPIARLTPAQAMYHFLSGFTSKVAGTERGVTEPEPTFSTCFGAPFMPRRPEAYGNLLREKIAKHGATCWLVNTGWTGGAYGTGSRMPIKATRALLTAALDGSLSKVDFRKDPNFGFEVPIKVPGVPEVLLDPRRTWGNPDGYDEQADKLVKMFADNFEQYQPYIDDDVKAAAIG; encoded by the coding sequence ATGGCATTCGGACGGGTAAACCCGCAATTCCAGCTGGAAGATCAAGGCATCACCGGGCTGGACAATGTCTATTACAACCTCATCGAGCCGGCCCTGATCGAAGCGGCGCTGCGCAACGGCGAGGGGCGACTGGGGCGCGGGGGCACCTTCCTCGTTTCCACCGGCAAATTCACCGGCCGGTCCCCCAAGGACAAGCATGTCGTCAAGACCGAGAGCGTCGCCGACAGCATCTGGTGGGAAAACAATGCCGAGATGAGCCCTGAAGGGTTCGACAAGCTCTACGAAGACATGCTGGCCCACATGAAGGGAGGCACCTATTACGTGCAGGACCTTGTCGGCGGTGCCGACCCGGCGCATTCGATCAACGTGCGCATGGTGACCGAGCTGGCCTGGCACGGCCTCTTCATCCGGCACATGCTGCGGCGCCCCGAGCGCGAGGCGCTCGACCGGTTCGTCGCCGACTTCACGGTCATCAACTGCCCCAGCTTCCAGGCGGACCCGGCCAAGCACAACTGCCGGTCGGAAACCGTGATCGCGATGAACTTCGACCGCAAGATCATCCTGATCGGCGGCACCGAGTACGCAGGCGAGAACAAGAAATCGGTCTTCACTCTGCTGAACTATCTGCTGCCGGAAAAAGGCATCATGCCGATGCACTGCTCGGCCAACCATGCCGCCGGCAACCCGGTCGACACGGCGATCTTCTTCGGCCTGTCAGGAACCGGCAAGACCACCCTGTCGGCCGACCCCGAGCGGATCCTGATCGGCGACGACGAGCACGGCTGGTCGGATCGCGGCACCTTCAACTTCGAAGGCGGCTGCTATGCCAAGACGATCAACCTCGACCCCGAGGCGGAGCCCGAGATCTACGCCACGACGTCGAAGTTCGGCACCGTGATCGAGAACATGGTCTATGACGAGGACACGCTCGACCTCGACTTCGCCGACGACTCGCTGACGGCGAACATGCGTTGCGCCTACCCGCTCGAGTACATCTCGAACGCCTCGTCGAACGCGCTTGGCGGGCATCCCAAGAATATCATCATGCTGACCTGCGACGCCTTCGGCGTGCTGCCGCCCATCGCGCGGCTGACCCCGGCGCAGGCGATGTATCACTTCCTGTCGGGCTTCACCTCGAAGGTCGCGGGCACCGAGCGCGGCGTGACCGAGCCCGAGCCCACCTTCTCGACCTGCTTCGGCGCACCCTTCATGCCGCGCCGGCCGGAAGCCTATGGCAACCTGCTGCGCGAGAAGATCGCCAAGCACGGCGCGACCTGCTGGCTGGTCAACACCGGCTGGACGGGCGGCGCCTATGGCACCGGCAGCCGGATGCCGATCAAGGCCACCCGCGCCCTGCTGACGGCAGCGCTCGACGGCTCGCTATCCAAGGTCGATTTCCGCAAAGATCCGAATTTCGGTTTCGAAGTGCCGATCAAGGTGCCCGGCGTTCCGGAAGTTCTGCTCGACCCGCGCCGCACCTGGGGCAACCCGGACGGTTACGACGAACAGGCCGACAAGCTGGTGAAGATGTTCGCGGACAATTTCGAACAATATCAGCCCTATATCGACGACGACGTGAAAGCGGCGGCGATCGGGTAA
- a CDS encoding response regulator transcription factor, with protein MSRIALVDDDRNILTSVSMTLEAEGFEVDTYNDGQQAFDAFSKKLPDMAVLDVKMPRMDGMDLLQRLRQKTSMPVIFLTSKDDEIDEVLGLRMGADDYVKKPFSQRLLVERIRALLRRQEANAGEIVADTEDTKVIERGELRMDPLRHAVTWKGQDVSLTVTEFLLLQALAQRPGFVKSRDQLMDVAYDDQVYVDDRTIDSHIKRLRKKMRMVDSEFSAIETLYGIGYRYNEE; from the coding sequence ATGTCAAGAATCGCCCTCGTGGACGATGACAGGAATATTCTGACATCGGTATCCATGACTCTCGAGGCCGAAGGGTTCGAGGTCGACACATACAACGACGGTCAGCAGGCATTCGACGCGTTCAGCAAGAAACTGCCCGACATGGCCGTGCTCGACGTCAAGATGCCCCGGATGGACGGGATGGACCTGTTGCAGCGGCTACGCCAGAAAACGTCGATGCCGGTCATCTTCCTGACCTCCAAGGATGACGAGATCGACGAGGTGCTCGGCCTGCGCATGGGGGCCGATGATTACGTCAAGAAGCCTTTTTCGCAACGTCTCCTGGTCGAACGCATCCGCGCGCTCCTGCGCCGGCAGGAAGCGAACGCCGGCGAGATCGTCGCCGATACCGAAGATACCAAGGTGATCGAACGCGGCGAGCTGCGGATGGATCCGCTGCGTCACGCCGTGACCTGGAAGGGCCAGGACGTTTCGCTGACCGTCACCGAATTCCTTCTGCTTCAGGCGCTGGCTCAGCGCCCCGGCTTCGTCAAGAGCCGTGATCAGCTGATGGACGTGGCTTACGACGATCAGGTCTATGTCGACGACCGGACCATCGACAGCCACATCAAGCGCCTCCGCAAGAAGATGCGGATGGTGGACTCCGAGTTTTCCGCCATTGAGACGCTGTACGGGATCGGATACCGTTACAACGAAGAATAA
- a CDS encoding sensor histidine kinase: MALAEGINVRDQSLSDDDGVVLGDDFVAPENVVEDEVRIRREKRGYFSRGGASLTRKIITFNLIALNVLVAGILYLNSSRDGLAQQRADSLAGETELIADVFEAQLPSTAPVNLVTGDGVDVAATLNGIDLRPGIEVFVFDPEGRLAGHVESGTDGYEMPSARHPTYITDAISWVWDKVSAPFSPESERRPPPSVEEQVRALVAPTIEKGTSVGRGQNVHSSVFSVASPIVRGDTPVGVVAVANTTGEIDQLVRVERERVLQMFLVATLVSVGLSLILASTIANPLAELAAAAEVGGARNRNKGAKGGRIRIPDLTARPDEIGRLSGALRGMVAALYHRIDGNEQFAADVAHEIKNPLASLRSAVGTMRLAKREDQRSKLLDVIEHDVRRLDRLVSDISNASRLDSELVKEEQESFDLIGMLTNLSQYLGEEAEKKGVEFITDFPKEPIIITGLEGRLAQVFVNLITNAISFCEDGDAIRLWARKRENRVVVVVEDTGPGIPDQALTKIFQRFYSQRSEKDFGNNSGLGLSISKQIVEAHDGVIWAENIRPTDADITSDPLGARFVVGLPV, encoded by the coding sequence ATGGCGCTGGCCGAAGGGATAAACGTGCGCGATCAGTCGCTCTCGGACGACGATGGCGTCGTCCTCGGAGATGATTTCGTAGCCCCGGAGAACGTGGTCGAAGACGAGGTTCGTATTCGCCGCGAGAAACGGGGCTATTTTTCGCGTGGCGGCGCCTCACTGACCCGCAAGATCATCACCTTCAACCTCATCGCCCTCAACGTGCTCGTTGCGGGCATCCTCTATCTCAACTCGTCGCGCGACGGGTTGGCGCAACAGCGCGCCGACAGCCTCGCCGGCGAGACAGAGCTGATTGCCGATGTCTTCGAGGCCCAGCTGCCCTCGACCGCGCCCGTGAACCTCGTTACCGGCGACGGGGTCGACGTGGCCGCCACCCTGAACGGAATCGACCTGCGCCCGGGCATCGAGGTCTTCGTCTTCGACCCCGAAGGCCGGCTCGCCGGCCATGTCGAAAGCGGAACCGACGGCTATGAAATGCCATCGGCCCGCCACCCGACCTACATCACCGACGCGATTTCCTGGGTCTGGGACAAGGTCTCGGCACCCTTCTCGCCCGAATCCGAACGCCGCCCGCCGCCCAGCGTCGAGGAACAGGTGCGCGCGCTGGTCGCGCCGACCATCGAGAAAGGCACAAGTGTCGGCCGGGGCCAGAACGTGCACAGCTCTGTCTTCTCCGTCGCCTCTCCGATCGTCCGCGGCGATACGCCCGTCGGTGTGGTTGCCGTGGCCAACACCACCGGCGAGATCGATCAGCTTGTCCGGGTCGAGCGCGAGCGCGTGCTGCAGATGTTCCTGGTGGCGACGCTGGTCTCGGTCGGGCTCAGCCTGATCCTCGCCTCGACCATCGCCAACCCGCTGGCCGAACTGGCCGCCGCCGCCGAAGTGGGCGGCGCGCGCAACCGCAACAAGGGCGCCAAGGGCGGTCGCATCCGCATCCCCGACCTGACCGCACGCCCCGACGAGATCGGCCGCCTCTCCGGCGCGCTCCGCGGTATGGTCGCGGCGCTCTATCACCGGATCGACGGCAACGAACAATTCGCGGCCGACGTCGCGCACGAGATCAAGAACCCGCTCGCCTCCCTGCGCTCCGCCGTGGGCACCATGCGGCTCGCCAAGCGCGAGGATCAGCGCTCGAAACTGCTCGACGTGATCGAGCATGACGTGCGCCGCCTCGACCGTCTGGTCAGCGACATCTCGAATGCCTCGCGCCTCGATAGCGAACTGGTCAAGGAAGAGCAGGAATCCTTCGACCTGATCGGCATGCTGACCAACCTGTCGCAATACCTCGGCGAAGAGGCCGAGAAGAAGGGCGTCGAGTTCATCACCGACTTCCCGAAAGAGCCGATCATCATCACCGGGCTCGAAGGGCGGCTGGCACAGGTCTTCGTCAACCTGATCACAAACGCCATCAGCTTCTGCGAGGATGGCGACGCCATTCGCCTCTGGGCCCGCAAGCGCGAGAACCGCGTCGTCGTCGTGGTCGAGGATACCGGCCCCGGCATCCCCGACCAGGCCCTTACCAAGATCTTCCAGCGCTTCTACTCGCAGCGCTCCGAGAAGGACTTCGGCAACAATTCGGGCCTTGGCCTGTCGATCTCGAAACAGATCGTCGAGGCGCATGACGGCGTGATCTGGGCCGAGAACATCCGCCCGACCGATGCCGACATCACGTCAGACCCGCTGGGCGCGCGCTTCGTCGTGGGCCTGCCGGTCTGA
- a CDS encoding HPr kinase/phosphorylase has product MPRGETDTSDPNTSTDETIVHASCVARNGRAVLIRGTSGSGKSGLALQLMALGAVLVSDDRTRLWRAGAGLMADAPPTIRGRIEAREVGILSAPPAGPTPVALVVDMDERESDRLPEYRTVTMLGADIPLARKSELAHFPAAILTYLCGTRDA; this is encoded by the coding sequence ATGCCACGCGGCGAGACCGACACTTCCGACCCGAACACATCCACCGACGAAACCATCGTGCACGCCTCGTGCGTCGCCCGAAACGGGCGCGCGGTGCTGATCCGCGGCACCTCGGGCAGCGGCAAGTCCGGGCTGGCGCTGCAACTGATGGCCCTGGGCGCCGTGCTTGTCTCCGACGACCGCACCCGCCTCTGGCGTGCCGGCGCAGGCCTGATGGCCGACGCCCCGCCAACGATCCGCGGCCGGATCGAGGCGCGCGAGGTCGGAATCCTTTCCGCACCCCCCGCCGGCCCGACCCCGGTGGCACTTGTCGTGGACATGGATGAACGCGAATCCGACCGCCTGCCGGAATACCGAACGGTCACAATGTTGGGAGCAGACATACCGCTTGCCAGAAAATCCGAACTGGCGCATTTTCCGGCGGCGATCCTGACATATCTATGCGGGACACGGGACGCATGA
- the rapZ gene encoding RNase adapter RapZ — MAQDAVTNRVILVTGPSGAGRTTAIRALEDLGYEAIDNLPLSFLPRLLDGPAPDKPLALGVDVRNRDFSAFGLIEAIDREGSNGPVGIQVLYLDCSTDVLLRRFSETRRRHPLAPAESPEEGIQRESDLLGPIKARADMLLDTSEMTPHDLRAELARWFAPEGKTRLAVTVQSFSYKRGLPRGLDMVLDCRFLRNPYWDASLRARDGRDAAVAAYVAADPRFDAFSEKVADLAELLLPAYEAEGKAYLSIGFGCTGGQHRSVAMAETLAKTLAESGWQVSIRHRELERHAPAGSAPRPAQNASEMKGGEQL, encoded by the coding sequence ATGGCACAGGATGCCGTGACAAATCGGGTCATTCTGGTCACCGGGCCGTCGGGCGCGGGCCGTACGACCGCGATCCGTGCCCTTGAGGATCTCGGGTACGAGGCGATCGACAACCTGCCGCTCTCCTTCCTGCCGCGTCTTCTCGACGGGCCGGCGCCCGACAAGCCGCTGGCGCTTGGCGTAGACGTGCGCAACCGCGATTTTTCAGCCTTCGGCCTGATCGAGGCCATCGACCGCGAGGGCAGCAACGGCCCGGTCGGCATCCAGGTTCTCTATCTCGACTGCAGCACCGACGTCTTGCTGCGCCGCTTCTCGGAAACGCGCCGCCGTCACCCCCTTGCCCCGGCCGAAAGCCCCGAGGAAGGCATTCAGCGCGAATCCGACCTGCTCGGCCCGATCAAGGCGCGCGCCGACATGCTGCTCGACACCTCGGAGATGACGCCGCATGACCTTCGGGCCGAACTGGCCCGCTGGTTCGCGCCCGAGGGCAAGACCCGGCTCGCCGTCACCGTCCAGTCTTTCTCCTACAAGCGCGGGTTGCCACGCGGGCTCGACATGGTGCTCGACTGCCGCTTCCTGCGGAACCCGTACTGGGATGCATCGCTGCGCGCGCGTGACGGGCGTGATGCGGCTGTCGCGGCCTATGTCGCCGCCGACCCGCGCTTCGACGCCTTCAGCGAGAAGGTTGCAGATCTCGCCGAACTGCTCCTCCCCGCCTACGAGGCCGAGGGGAAGGCCTATCTCTCCATCGGCTTTGGCTGCACCGGCGGGCAGCACCGAAGCGTCGCCATGGCCGAAACCCTTGCCAAGACCCTTGCAGAAAGCGGCTGGCAGGTGTCTATAAGGCACCGCGAGCTAGAGCGGCACGCGCCCGCGGGGTCGGCCCCCCGCCCCGCGCAGAATGCCAGCGAAATGAAGGGAGGCGAGCAGCTTTGA
- a CDS encoding PTS sugar transporter subunit IIA, giving the protein MIGIVIVAHGGLAHEYVKAIEHVVGAQAGLRGITIENDCDRADKQAEICAAADEVDTGDGVVIVTDMFGGSPSNLSLKACQPDDRRILYGANLPMLIKLAKSRHLDVAEAARAAMDAGRKYIDSHNVTAE; this is encoded by the coding sequence TTGATCGGGATCGTGATCGTCGCGCATGGCGGTTTGGCCCACGAATACGTGAAGGCGATAGAGCACGTCGTCGGCGCCCAGGCGGGGCTGCGCGGTATCACCATCGAGAACGATTGCGACCGCGCCGACAAGCAGGCCGAGATCTGCGCCGCCGCCGACGAGGTCGATACCGGCGACGGTGTCGTCATCGTGACCGACATGTTCGGCGGCTCGCCCTCGAACCTGTCGCTCAAGGCCTGCCAGCCGGATGACCGCCGTATTCTCTATGGTGCGAACCTGCCAATGCTGATCAAACTGGCCAAAAGCCGCCACCTCGATGTTGCAGAGGCCGCCCGGGCCGCTATGGATGCCGGGCGCAAATACATTGACAGCCACAACGTGACAGCCGAGTGA
- a CDS encoding HPr family phosphocarrier protein, whose translation MSQAIVRQLKIVNEKGLHARAAAKLVEVAEGFDASAEVSLDGQSSGADSIMGLLMLAASKGKTIDVRAWGPDAEALADAVEALVADRFGEAM comes from the coding sequence ATGAGCCAAGCTATTGTACGGCAATTGAAGATCGTGAACGAGAAAGGCCTGCACGCCCGCGCGGCCGCCAAGCTCGTCGAAGTTGCCGAAGGGTTCGACGCCTCGGCCGAGGTCAGCCTCGACGGCCAATCCAGCGGCGCCGACAGCATCATGGGGCTTTTGATGTTGGCAGCGTCGAAAGGAAAGACTATTGACGTGCGCGCGTGGGGCCCGGACGCGGAAGCCCTGGCCGACGCGGTCGAGGCGCTTGTCGCCGACCGCTTTGGCGAGGCGATGTGA
- a CDS encoding lysophospholipid acyltransferase family protein produces MNQVADAKDQAQEQPGETVNFTKYDRRSLTYANSFDSPGTAFTIRAIEWFTGKLTIIKMIREFEKRGAPTGQPFWRAALDTMGIPLETPQEEIDNIPPDGPVVVVANHPHGLVDGMILADLIGRRRTDYKILTRALLTGIDEVAASYMIPVPFPHEPDAQRKSVEMRANAMAHLKEGGLISVFPSGVVASSDSMFGPVIEREWNVFTAQMIRRSGATVVPIFFPGSNSRVYQAANRISATLRQSFLLHEVVKSCNHPQRPVVGKPIDAEQMKMLQSDPRGFMAWLREHTLKLGEGQD; encoded by the coding sequence ATGAACCAGGTGGCGGACGCAAAGGATCAGGCCCAGGAACAGCCCGGCGAAACGGTGAATTTCACCAAGTACGACCGGCGCAGCCTGACCTATGCCAATTCCTTCGATTCGCCCGGCACCGCCTTCACCATCCGCGCGATCGAATGGTTCACCGGCAAGCTGACCATCATCAAGATGATCCGCGAGTTCGAGAAGCGCGGCGCCCCCACCGGCCAGCCCTTCTGGCGCGCGGCGCTCGATACGATGGGCATCCCCCTCGAAACCCCGCAGGAAGAAATCGACAACATCCCGCCCGACGGCCCCGTTGTCGTGGTCGCCAACCACCCCCACGGGCTGGTCGACGGCATGATCCTCGCCGACCTGATCGGCCGCCGCCGCACCGATTACAAGATCCTTACCCGTGCCCTGCTGACCGGCATCGACGAGGTTGCGGCCTCCTACATGATCCCGGTACCCTTCCCGCATGAACCCGACGCACAGCGCAAATCGGTCGAGATGCGCGCCAACGCCATGGCCCACCTCAAGGAAGGCGGGCTGATCTCGGTCTTCCCTTCAGGCGTGGTGGCGTCATCCGACAGCATGTTCGGCCCGGTGATCGAGCGGGAGTGGAACGTCTTCACCGCCCAGATGATCCGCCGGTCGGGCGCCACCGTGGTGCCGATCTTCTTCCCCGGCTCCAACTCCCGCGTCTACCAGGCCGCCAACCGCATCTCGGCCACCCTGCGGCAAAGCTTCCTGCTGCACGAAGTGGTCAAGAGCTGCAACCACCCGCAACGCCCGGTGGTGGGCAAGCCCATCGACGCCGAACAGATGAAGATGCTGCAATCCGACCCGCGCGGCTTCATGGCCTGGCTGCGCGAGCACACGCTGAAGCTGGGCGAAGGCCAGGACTAG
- a CDS encoding 3-hydroxybutyryl-CoA dehydrogenase produces the protein MSIRKVGVVGAGQMGNGIAHVLVQAGYDVLLNDITQEALDKGVGNIRKNMERQVGRGKMEQADMDAALSRITTTLTLKDLGQTDLVIESATERETVKQAIFEDLVPHLQPHTILTSNTSSISITRLASRTDRPEKFMGFHFMNPVPVMQLVELIRGIATDKETFDACYEVVEKLGKTAASAEDFPAFIVNRILMPMINEAVYTLYEGVGSVTSIDTSMKLGTNHPMGPLELADFIGLDTCLAIMNVLHDGLADTKYRPCPLLTKYVEAGWLGRKTGRGFYDYRGETPVPTR, from the coding sequence ATGAGTATCCGGAAAGTAGGTGTCGTAGGCGCAGGTCAGATGGGCAACGGGATTGCGCATGTGCTGGTGCAGGCGGGGTATGACGTTCTGCTGAACGACATCACGCAGGAGGCTCTCGACAAGGGCGTCGGCAATATCCGCAAGAACATGGAACGGCAGGTGGGCCGCGGGAAGATGGAGCAGGCGGACATGGACGCGGCCCTGTCGCGGATCACCACGACGCTGACCCTGAAGGACCTGGGCCAGACCGACCTGGTGATCGAATCCGCGACCGAACGGGAGACGGTGAAGCAGGCGATCTTCGAGGACCTGGTGCCGCATCTTCAGCCGCACACGATTCTGACGTCGAACACCTCGTCGATCTCGATCACCCGCCTGGCGAGCCGGACCGACCGGCCGGAAAAGTTCATGGGGTTCCACTTCATGAACCCGGTGCCGGTGATGCAGCTGGTCGAGCTGATCCGGGGGATCGCCACCGACAAGGAGACCTTCGACGCCTGTTACGAGGTTGTCGAGAAGCTTGGCAAGACCGCCGCGAGCGCCGAGGATTTTCCCGCTTTCATCGTCAACCGGATCCTGATGCCGATGATCAACGAGGCGGTCTACACGCTGTACGAGGGCGTCGGCAGCGTGACGTCCATTGACACCTCGATGAAGCTGGGAACCAATCACCCGATGGGGCCGCTGGAACTGGCGGATTTCATCGGGCTGGATACGTGCCTTGCGATCATGAACGTGCTGCATGACGGGTTGGCGGATACCAAGTACCGGCCCTGCCCGCTTCTGACGAAGTATGTCGAGGCCGGGTGGCTGGGCCGGAAGACCGGGCGCGGGTTCTATGACTACCGGGGCGAGACGCCGGTGCCGACGCGCTGA
- a CDS encoding DUF6473 family protein, with product MYYEKTGHSPLGVEQCRYDGSRLLFRGPRRTLEGDFVACLGGTETFGKFVSQPYPDLLEGMTGMPCVNFGWPNAGVDVFAKDRALLDCAGRARLCVLQVPGALNMSNMFYRVHSRRNDRFLQATDALRALFPEVDFTEFSFTRHMMGRLQEVSADRLSHVRQELARVWTAGMSSLLREIGSPVVLLWLSDRSPDADPETPDIWEDPALVTREMLEALRCDAHRIVELKLTPSDRGTEAARLRSPQDRRAARAMLGRNAHQHAAETLMPVLSEMFEP from the coding sequence ATGTATTATGAAAAAACGGGGCATTCGCCCTTGGGTGTCGAGCAGTGCCGATATGATGGGTCGCGGCTGCTCTTTCGCGGGCCGCGCCGCACGCTGGAGGGCGATTTCGTCGCCTGTCTCGGCGGCACGGAAACCTTCGGAAAATTCGTCTCGCAGCCCTATCCGGACCTGCTGGAAGGGATGACAGGCATGCCCTGCGTCAACTTCGGCTGGCCCAATGCCGGGGTGGATGTGTTCGCAAAGGACAGGGCCCTCCTCGATTGCGCAGGGCGGGCACGGCTCTGCGTGTTGCAGGTGCCCGGCGCGCTCAACATGTCGAACATGTTCTACCGCGTCCATTCGCGCCGGAATGACCGGTTCCTGCAGGCGACCGACGCGCTGCGCGCCCTGTTCCCCGAGGTCGACTTCACCGAGTTCAGCTTCACGCGGCACATGATGGGCCGCCTGCAAGAGGTCTCGGCCGATCGGCTCTCTCATGTCCGGCAGGAGCTCGCCCGTGTCTGGACGGCGGGGATGTCCTCGCTTCTGCGCGAGATCGGTTCTCCCGTGGTGCTGCTGTGGCTGTCCGACCGGTCGCCCGACGCGGATCCTGAAACGCCCGACATATGGGAGGATCCTGCGCTCGTCACACGCGAGATGCTCGAGGCGCTGCGCTGCGATGCGCACCGGATCGTCGAATTGAAACTGACACCGTCCGACCGGGGCACCGAAGCCGCCCGCCTGCGTTCGCCGCAGGACCGGCGTGCGGCCCGGGCCATGCTGGGCCGGAATGCCCACCAACATGCCGCCGAGACGTTGATGCCGGTCCTGTCCGAAATGTTCGAACCCTGA